A genomic region of Camelus ferus isolate YT-003-E chromosome 11, BCGSAC_Cfer_1.0, whole genome shotgun sequence contains the following coding sequences:
- the SFRP5 gene encoding secreted frizzled-related protein 5, translating into MRAAAGGARTAALALLLGALHGAPARGEEYDYYGWQTEPLHGRSYSKPPQCLDIPADLPLCHTVGYKRMRLPNLLEHESLAEVKQQASSWLPLLAKRCHSDTQVFLCSLFAPVCLDRPIYPCRSLCEAVRAGCAPLMEAYGFPWPEMLHCHKFPLDNDLCIAVQFGHLPATAPPVTKICAQCEMEHSADGLMEQMCSSDFVVKMRIKEMKIENGDRKLIGAQKKKKLLKPGPLKRKDTKRLVLHMKNSAGCPCPQLDSLTGSFLVMGRKVDGQLLLMAVYRWDKKNKEMKFAVKFMFSYPCSLYYPFFYGAAEPH; encoded by the exons atgcgggcggcggcggggggcgcGCGGACGGCCGCGCTGGCGCTGCTGCTGGGGGCGCTGCACGGGGCGCCGGCGCGCGGCGAGGAGTACGACTACTACGGCTGGCAGACCGAGCCGCTGCACGGGCGCTCGTACTCCAAGCCGCCGCAGTGCCTCGACATCCCCGCCGACCTGCCGCTCTGCCACACTGTGGGCTACAAGCGCATGCGGCTGCCCAACCTGCTGGAGCACGAGAGCCTGGCCGAGGTGAAGCAGCAGGCGAGCAGCTGGCTGCCACTGCTGGCCAAGCGCTGTCACTCGGACACGCAGGTCTTCCTCTGCTCGCTCTTCGCGCCCGTCTGCCTCGACCGGCCCATCTACCCGTGTCGCTCGCTGTGCGAGGCCGTGCGTGCCGGCTGCGCGCCGCTCATGGAGGCCTACGGCTTCCCCTGGCCCGAGATGCTGCACTGCCACAAGTTCCCTCTGGACAACGACCTCTGCATCGCTGTGCAGTTCGGGCACCTGCCCGCCACCGCGCCTCCAG TGACCAAGATCTGCGCCCAGTGTGAGATGGAGCACAGCGCTGATGGCCTCATGGAGCAGATGTGCTCCAGCGACTTCG TGGTCAAAATGCGCATCAAGGAGATGAAGATAGAGAACGGGGACCGGAAGCTGATTGGagcccagaaaaagaagaagctgCTCAAGCCGGGCCCCTTGAAACGCAAGGACACCAAGAGGCTGGTGCTGCACATGAAGAACAGCGCCGGCTGCCCCTGCCCGCAGCTGGACAGCCTGACCGGCAGCTTCCTGGTCATGGGCCGCAAAGTGGACGGACAGCTGCTGCTCATGGCCGTCTACCGCTGGGACAAGAAGAACAAGGAGATGAAGTTCGCAGTCAAGTTCATGTTCTCCTACCCCTGCTCCCTCTACTACCCCTTCTTCTATGGGGCAGCAGAGCCCCACTGA